From the Notolabrus celidotus isolate fNotCel1 chromosome 12, fNotCel1.pri, whole genome shotgun sequence genome, one window contains:
- the cep72 gene encoding centrosomal protein of 72 kDa, protein MAAECLTTATEQWIRDRLQLKHPCLGDVRSLSLPGTDQEKIGHLGNSLNNFIRLKSLDLSCNALVSVEAVQNLRALERLILYFNCIPSLEEVKVLFKLPALKELDLRLNPLTKYYPKYRPYLVHAMPNLRKLDSCSVRDTERKAAIMQFSSDTLPQQKSSALNQAAEQRGGNRRLAMVDRLAKRLSLVTDTNDAVLNFAERYQRGQNETQSLSASLHKEAYEEESKDFTEQRSSTPVQETAKSILRYPPRSYDETESKVSHVKEQPHKKSLTSLNVTERPKVSFGPYVERHTAVSGKQKHKDNGKQSRHVARGHFTPNPDQSRPRISSFSNIRPPSPRQPGLNLSDPSNPILHPPRLTYSSFNRTEGGSSLPQHREKKKRGSYRKPLEMLLNLVDKHWVGERSLHHNNNFLSQAVQILSMMESDISSREAEVRTLRREVDVMSFQRAAREEEHRTEVGNLSAQLDKTQSAVGKLNEQLRIVLEENVALQKQLIKLERQYLKSMMKSSPMTQIKKAQTEVEELRKEIEGLRGEVQEAEKIKELSNTLQESHRSLVAANECLGAELKGSGEL, encoded by the exons ATGGCCGCGGAGTGTTTGACAACAGCAACAGAGCAATGGATACGGGACAGATTACAATTAAAACATCCATGCCTCG gTGATGTCCGCTCATTGAGTCTCCCTGGGACTGATCAGGAGAAGATCGGACATTTGGGGAACTCATTAAATAACTTTATCCGTCTGAAGTCTCTGGACCTCTCTTGCAATGCGCTCGTCTCGGTCGAG GCGGTTCAAAATTTGAGAGCGCTGGAGAGGCTGATCCTCTACTTTAACTGCATTCCTTCCCTTGAAGAGGTAAAGGTGTTGTTCAAGCTGCCTGCTTTGAAAGAGCTGGACCTTAGGCTAAACCCTCTGACCAAATATTACCCAAAGTACCGGCCCTATCTGGTACATGCCATGCCCAATCTGCGCAAACTAG ACAGCTGTTCTGTCAGAGACACTGAGCGAAAAGCTGCTATTATGCAGTTCTCCTCCGATACTCTACCTCAGCAGAAGAGCTCTGCTTTGAATCAGGCTGCTGAGCAAAG AGGTGGTAATAGAAGATTGGCTATGGTCGACCGCCTAGCTAAGAGGCTCTCTCTTGTGACTGACACAAATGatgctgttttgaattttgCTGAGAGGTATCAGAGAGGTCAAAATGAAACTCAGTCCCTCTCTGCATCACTTCACAAAGAGGCATACG AGGAAGAATCTAAAGATTTTACAGAACAGAGGAGTTCTACTCCAGTACAG gaAACAGCAAAATCCATCCTCCGGTATCCCCCCAGAAGTTATG ATGAAACAGAGTCCAAAGTGTCACACGTGAAGGAACAGCCTCATAAAAAAAGCTTGACCTCATTAAACGTGACTGAAAGACCAAAGGTGTCCTTTGGCCCGTATGTCGAGAGACACACAGCGGTGTCTGGAAAACAAAAGCATAAGGACAATGGCAAACAATCCAGACATGTTGCCCGGGGACATTTTACCCCAAATCCTG ATCAAAGTCGCCCTCGTATTTCTTCATTTAGTAATATCCGGCCCCCCAGCCCACGACAGCCCGGTTTGAATCTGTCTGATCCCTCCAATCCTATCTTACATCCCCCAAGGCTGACTTACTCCAGCTTCAACAGGACAGAAGGGGGCTCCAGCCTGCCGCAGCAcagggagaagaaaaagagg GGTAGTTATAGGAAACCCCTGGAGATgctcctcaaccttgtggacaaACACTGGGTGGGGGAGAGGTCGCTGCATCATAACAACAACTTCCTGT CTCAGGCAGTCCAGATCCTCTCCATGATGGAAAGTGATATTTCCAGTCGGGAGGCCGAGGTCAGGACCTTAAGACGGGAAGTTGATGTGATGAGCTTTCAGAGGGCTGCGAGAGAGGAAGAGCACAGAACTGAAGTCGGTaacctctctgctcagctggacAAAACTCAGAGTGCAGTT GGCAAACTAAATGAGCAGCTGAGGATCGTGTTGGAGGAAAATGTTGCACTGCAGAAACAGCTCATCAAGTTGGAACGGCAATACCTCAAGTCAATGATGAAAAGTTCGCCCATGACTCAGATTAAAA AGGCTCAGACTGAAGTAGAGGAGCTGAGGAAAGAGATCGAGGGGTTGAGGGGGGAAGTGCAGGAAGCGGAGAAAATCAAGGAATTGTCCAATACGCTGCAAGAAAGCCACAG GTCCCTGGTGGCTGCTAATGAATGCTTGGGAGCTGAGCTGAAGGGAAGTGGGGAACTATGA
- the zdhhc11 gene encoding probable palmitoyltransferase ZDHHC11, translating to MNCFSQKLRRTAPMRGNSRNELVPSKPPRVNGWSWPPQAVQVAGWLVYGYFAIVSFGIYIPLLPSPWNHVLYALTGITFILHFITHLATLTIDPADASVRAKHSYSRPMPLFDRAKQPHVIQDLHCYLCDVKVGPKVKHCGVCNKCVEDFDHHCKWLNTCVGGRNYRFFFVALFSATLGAFLLVVVILFIFIQHYLDPNNLRTAPQFDNMLGNSTWLMFLPLAPTKTSSAGLLILAFITIMLSFTCLLLFVHLLGFHFHLFYKGISTYEYVKMQRQKEARNRDTEAGNPHDAKIRDKTAQNPASSIDCEPALSHNSRGQLASRLSESICTELGNFKKASEKESSLHYGTENETEKTTRREMSLNDMRGWRPDADEEAQSVSVKSVDDVPVVQDPLGSSVMTPDQT from the exons ATGAACTGCTTCAGTCAAAAGCTGAGGCGCACAGCTCCCATGCGAGGCAACAGCAGAAACGAGCTGGTCCCCTCAAAGCCTCCCCGGGTGAACGGATGGTCGTGGCCCCCTCAGGCTGTCCAAGTGGCCGGCTGGCTGGTTTACGGCTATTTCGCCATAGTCAGCTTTGGCATCTACATCCCTCTTCTGCCTTCACCGTGGAACCATGTGCTCTACGCT CTGACAGGGATAACCTTCATCCTACACTTCATCACACATCTTGCCACTCTGACTATAGACCCTGCAGATGCCAGTGTGAGAGCCAAACACAGTTATTCCAGGCCAATGCCGCTTTTTGACCGAGCGAAGCAACCACATGTGATCCAGGACCTGCACTGCTATCTGTGCGACGTTAAGGT TGGCCCCAAAGTGAAACACTGTGGAGTTTGCAACAAGTGTGTGGAAGACTTTGACCACCATTGTAAATGGCTCAACACCTGTGTGGGTGGCAGAAACTACAG GTTCTTCTTTGTGGCATTGTTCTCTGCAACACTAGGGGCCTTCCTGCttgttgttgtcattttatttatatttattcagcATTACCTGGATCCAAATAACCTAAGGACTGCTCCGCAGTTTGACA ATATGTTGGGGAACAGTACCTGGCTGATGTTTTTACCTTTAGCGCCCACAAAAACAAGTTCAGCAGGTCTTCTTATTTTAGCCTTTATAACTATAATGCTTAGCTTCACCTGCCTGCTCCTCTTCGTCCACCTGCTTGGCTTCCACTTCCACCTCT TTTATAAAGGTATAAGCACATACGAATATGTGAAGATGCAGCGGCAAAAAGAAGCCAGAAACCGAGACACTGAAGCAGGGAATCCACATGATGCAAAGATCAGAGATAAGACTGCACAG aaTCCAGCAAGTTCAATTGACTGTGAACCAGCATTATCACATAATTCAAG AGGCCAACTCGCCAGCCGTCTGTCAGAGTCCATATGCACAGAG TTGGGAAACTTTAAGAAAGCATCAGAAAAGGAGAGCAGCCTTCATTATGGGACAGAAAATGAAACtgagaaaacaacaagaa GGGAAATGTCTTTGAATGACATGAGAGGATGGAGGCCTGATGCTGATGAGGAGGCTCAGAGCGTCAGTGTGAAGTCTGTGGACGATGTCCCTGTCGTGCAGGATCCTCTGGGCAGCTCAGTGATGACTCCAGATCAAACATAA
- the LOC117822838 gene encoding tubulin polymerization-promoting protein yields MADQKDNIDDFKVQTAKHPNMGSVPMRPHSEQSRDRTSKRLSTESNGTSEGGVGSSTPVELTALEESFRRFAIHGDTRATGKEMHGKNWSKICKDCCVIDGKNITLTDVDIVFSKVKKKSSRNITFDEFKVALGELARKKYKEKTGEEAEAEVFKLIEGKAPVIAGVTRAVASPTVSRLTDATKFTGSHKERFDPTTGRGKGKAGREDIVDTSGYVSGYKHRGSYEKKVNKPTEGKPM; encoded by the exons ATGGCAGACCAAAA agacaaCATTGatgactttaaagtccagacGGCCAAACACCCCAACATGGGCTCAGTCCCAATGCGGCCACATAGTGAACAGTCCAGAGACCGTACATCCAAAAGGCTCTCAACTGAGTCTAATGGGACCAGTGAAGGAGGCGTGGGCTCGTCCACGCCGGTGGAGTTGACTGCTTTGGAAGAGTCATTCCGTCGCTTCGCCATCCATGGTGACACACGCGCTACAGGCAAGGAGATGCACGGCAAGAACTGGTCCAAAATCTGCAAAGACTGTTGCGTGATCGACGGCAAGAACATCACTCTCACTGACGTGGACATCGTCTTCAGCAAAGTCAA GAAGAAATCCAGTCGCAATATCACATTTGATGAGTTCAAGGTTGCCCTTGGAGAGCTGGCCAGgaagaaatacaaagaaaagacaGGTGAGGAAGCGGAGGCAGAGGTCTTCAAGCTGATTGAAGGGAAGGCGCCTGTCATTGCTGGAGTCACG aGAGCCGTGGCTTCCCCAACTGTGAGCCGTCTCACGGACGCCACCAAGTTTACAGGGTCGCACAAGGAGCGTTTTGACCCCACTACAGGGCGGGGGAAGGGTAAGGCCGGACGAGAAGACATAGTCGACACCTCAGGATACGTCTCGGGATACAAACATCGAGGGTCATacgaaaaaaaagtgaataaacCCACAGAGGGCAAACCAATGTGA